From a region of the Bacteroidota bacterium genome:
- the lipA gene encoding lipoyl synthase, producing the protein MLEIPVIDNEPPRTKKPDWLKVKLPTGQNYLNVRKLVDEYKLHTICESGNCPNMGECWGAGTATFMILGNVCTRSCSFCAVATGRPTEYDLDEPTRVAEAIKLMGVKHAVITSVNRDELKDKGALVWADTIRLVKEQNPMTTIETLIPDFQSKWDLLYQVIDEKPEVVSHNMETVKRLYKKVRPQAKYERSLEQIRLTKERGRRTKSGIMLGVGETKEEVFEAMDDLAAHGCDVLTLGQYLQPTKMHLQVEEFIHPDIFAMYKEEGLSRGLQYVESGALVRSSYHSEKHL; encoded by the coding sequence ATGCTAGAAATACCTGTAATTGATAACGAACCTCCAAGGACAAAGAAGCCCGATTGGTTAAAAGTAAAATTACCTACTGGCCAAAACTATCTCAATGTGAGAAAGTTGGTCGATGAATATAAACTTCACACCATTTGCGAAAGCGGCAATTGCCCCAATATGGGCGAGTGCTGGGGAGCAGGTACTGCTACTTTTATGATACTTGGGAATGTGTGTACCCGCTCTTGCTCGTTTTGTGCAGTAGCGACGGGACGACCCACTGAATATGATTTAGATGAACCAACCCGTGTAGCTGAAGCTATCAAACTAATGGGCGTAAAACATGCCGTTATCACTTCGGTAAATAGAGATGAATTAAAAGACAAAGGTGCACTCGTTTGGGCCGATACTATTCGATTGGTGAAAGAACAAAACCCAATGACCACGATAGAGACTTTAATTCCAGACTTTCAATCAAAGTGGGATTTATTATATCAAGTAATAGACGAAAAGCCTGAAGTGGTTTCGCACAATATGGAAACCGTGAAAAGATTATATAAGAAAGTACGACCTCAAGCTAAGTATGAGCGTAGCTTGGAACAAATAAGACTAACCAAAGAAAGAGGCCGACGCACCAAATCAGGAATTATGCTAGGTGTGGGCGAAACCAAAGAAGAAGTGTTTGAAGCTATGGACGATTTGGCAGCACACGGCTGCGATGTATTAACCCTGGGTCAATATCTGCAGCCCACCAAAATGCACTTGCAAGTAGAGGAGTTTATACACCCCGATATATTTGCGATGTACAAAGAAGAAGGACTGAGCAGAGGCTTGCAGTACGTTGAGTCGGGAGCCTTAGTAAGGTCGAGTTATCACAGCGAAAAACATTTATAA